A genome region from Acidobacteriota bacterium includes the following:
- a CDS encoding VWA domain-containing protein yields the protein MNPVAVIPIACIIAVATSLGIAQDPAPTEFDIESTVRLRSVRLRLLTPPAAPDHHCDELTLDDLEVRVEGLPLTRADYVELDRTRRPTVHALLVDTSVSIARVIEPIRSAASHYARQIDWSLDSAFLAHFGDGVILSTAESRDPDEVVRGLRALRPGGQTALYDALVLTMMEFDDRLERPVIVLLTDGEDSGSLHERRDVMRYAAERPDLAVFVIGVGLPPINARSGDSASTRKFLERLARRTRGRYFNLPTVHTVRPTYNQVRSLLDREAELTVRDPFPDDSPRPLRVRSKRLGCKIETLFEVDEQRRDAGTETVDLSDQALPKLVDLRERIPDYSVHDGCDGAVHVRTDSATRVISGCALGVTMQTGSLFSATTVKHHEFNSWLKLGLRPFRFGVPPLAELPRSAGEALEFTLDDIPESLPKTDPRKRPASSHGRPYHDIPSWTDGWSWFGERRLLAGEFAKLPDVREWLKKTLDREAIQQRQILKRQVRQRFPTFSVEDQERMVELSPGGQ from the coding sequence ATGAATCCCGTCGCTGTGATTCCAATCGCCTGCATCATCGCCGTCGCCACATCGCTCGGCATTGCCCAGGATCCCGCTCCGACCGAGTTTGACATCGAATCGACAGTCCGTCTTCGGAGCGTCCGGTTGCGACTGCTCACCCCACCGGCGGCCCCCGACCATCATTGCGACGAACTGACCCTCGATGATCTCGAGGTCCGTGTCGAGGGGCTCCCCCTGACCCGTGCGGACTATGTCGAACTCGACCGAACCCGTCGCCCGACCGTCCATGCTCTGCTCGTCGATACGAGCGTGAGCATCGCCCGGGTCATCGAGCCAATCCGCTCGGCGGCGTCGCACTACGCTCGACAGATCGACTGGTCGTTGGACTCGGCCTTCCTCGCCCATTTCGGCGACGGCGTCATTCTCTCCACGGCCGAGTCGAGAGACCCGGACGAGGTCGTCCGCGGGCTTCGCGCTCTGCGACCGGGCGGGCAGACGGCGCTCTACGACGCGCTCGTCCTGACGATGATGGAGTTTGACGATCGTCTGGAGCGCCCGGTGATCGTCCTGTTGACCGACGGAGAGGACTCGGGCAGCCTCCACGAGCGCCGGGACGTGATGCGGTACGCCGCCGAACGCCCGGATCTGGCGGTCTTCGTGATCGGTGTCGGACTGCCTCCCATCAACGCCAGATCGGGCGACTCGGCCTCGACCCGCAAGTTTCTCGAGCGACTGGCCAGGAGAACCCGCGGGCGTTACTTCAACTTGCCGACGGTCCACACCGTCAGACCGACTTACAACCAGGTTCGATCTCTGCTGGACCGAGAGGCGGAGCTGACGGTGAGAGACCCGTTCCCGGATGATTCACCCCGCCCCTTGCGGGTGCGATCAAAACGTCTCGGCTGCAAGATCGAGACGCTCTTCGAGGTAGATGAGCAACGACGCGATGCAGGCACCGAAACCGTCGACCTGAGCGATCAGGCGTTACCGAAGTTGGTCGATTTGCGCGAACGGATTCCCGATTACTCCGTTCACGACGGGTGTGACGGCGCGGTGCACGTTCGGACAGACTCGGCAACCCGTGTCATTTCGGGCTGCGCGCTGGGTGTCACGATGCAAACCGGTTCCCTATTCTCCGCCACCACCGTCAAACACCACGAATTCAATAGCTGGCTGAAGCTTGGATTGAGGCCGTTCCGCTTCGGGGTACCCCCGTTGGCGGAGCTTCCACGAAGCGCCGGTGAAGCGCTCGAATTCACGCTGGACGACATTCCGGAATCGCTACCGAAGACCGACCCACGAAAACGACCTGCGTCGAGCCACGGACGCCCGTATCACGACATCCCGTCATGGACCGACGGCTGGAGTTGGTTCGGTGAACGACGCTTGCTTGCCGGCGAGTTCGCGAAGCTCCCGGATGTTCGGGAATGGCTGAAGAAGACTCTGGATCGCGAGGCGATCCAGCAGCGTCAGATCCTGAAGCGTCAGGTGCGGCAACGATTCCCGACGTTCTCGGTGGAAGATCAGGAGCGTATGGTCGAGCTCTCCCCTGGAGGACAA
- a CDS encoding flippase gives MPPLSLNATGSTVLRLVALALSTFTSWWLASRLGAAGYGAYTQAMAWASVLGIPALVGADQLLLRQVATSRASGDWTRSRGLWGRGNGVVAFGSLFVGVIAIGLLWLLYDHYDDETRNAIRLALLLVPVVALTRLRQGALQGLNRVTASQTPEYLVRPGAFAVAVVVLPMMGVWGLSAGGAVTANLAANLLAFVIAAALLLRAWPDTFKTATSAAPPPGWMKASASLVVLGGLQVINAQTDLLMLGPLRGKSVAGVYAIAVYLSTLVPFFLYAFNAAVAPQVSNLWERRDLGALQKTMTRSVRIVSVLTIGPVVLLILLREPILSFVGAEYLAAARPLTILVVGQMVNVLMGSVGVLLIMTGHERDAAIGFGVGALLNITLNIVLIPRFGMLGAAVATASSTILWNIALVLRARRRLGLDPSVLGLRSHR, from the coding sequence ATGCCACCTCTCTCACTGAACGCCACCGGCAGCACCGTCCTGCGCCTCGTGGCGCTGGCGCTTTCCACCTTCACGAGTTGGTGGTTGGCCAGTCGCCTTGGGGCGGCGGGCTACGGCGCCTATACCCAGGCCATGGCGTGGGCCAGCGTGCTGGGTATTCCGGCGCTGGTGGGGGCAGACCAGTTGTTGCTCCGGCAGGTCGCCACCAGTCGAGCGTCCGGGGACTGGACCCGGTCCAGAGGCTTGTGGGGTCGTGGCAACGGCGTCGTGGCATTTGGATCGCTCTTCGTGGGTGTTATCGCCATCGGCCTGCTGTGGCTGCTCTACGATCACTACGACGACGAGACCCGCAATGCGATCCGTCTTGCGCTTCTTCTCGTTCCCGTCGTTGCGCTGACACGCCTACGGCAGGGTGCCCTTCAGGGGCTTAATCGAGTCACCGCCTCGCAGACGCCGGAGTACCTGGTGCGTCCGGGTGCGTTCGCAGTGGCGGTGGTCGTGCTCCCGATGATGGGCGTGTGGGGGCTGAGTGCCGGGGGAGCCGTGACGGCCAACCTTGCGGCCAACCTGCTTGCGTTCGTCATCGCGGCGGCGCTGCTGCTCCGAGCCTGGCCGGACACGTTCAAGACGGCCACCTCCGCCGCACCACCTCCCGGCTGGATGAAGGCGTCGGCGTCGCTCGTCGTGCTGGGTGGACTTCAGGTCATCAACGCACAGACCGATCTGTTGATGTTGGGTCCGCTTCGCGGAAAGAGCGTTGCAGGGGTCTACGCGATCGCGGTCTACCTCTCTACGTTGGTTCCGTTCTTCCTCTATGCGTTTAACGCGGCGGTTGCGCCGCAGGTCTCGAACCTCTGGGAACGACGGGACCTTGGTGCTCTCCAGAAGACCATGACCCGCAGTGTTCGAATCGTCAGCGTATTGACGATCGGGCCGGTGGTTCTGCTGATTCTGCTCCGCGAACCCATTCTGTCGTTCGTCGGCGCCGAGTATCTCGCCGCCGCACGGCCTCTGACGATCCTCGTCGTAGGCCAGATGGTCAACGTTCTGATGGGAAGTGTGGGCGTGCTGTTGATCATGACGGGCCACGAACGGGACGCCGCGATCGGATTCGGTGTCGGCGCGTTGTTGAACATCACTCTGAACATCGTTCTGATCCCGCGTTTCGGCATGTTGGGGGCTGCGGTGGCTACCGCCAGCAGCACGATTCTCTGGAACATCGCTCTGGTTCTACGTGCTCGTCGGCGACTCGGGCTGGACCCGTCGGTTCTGGGGCTGAGGAGTCACCGATGA
- a CDS encoding sulfotransferase, producing the protein MSRAPNFFVVGAVKSGTTAMCEYLSRHPDVYIPPEKELNFFGSDMDLRVPRQSWDEYLAMYFATAGAETRLGDGSVWYLYTRAAAQEIRQRVPDARIVIMLRQPVEMLYSLHSQLLYNDDEDLTSFQDALSAESARRDGERLPANVTFPEQLHYRAIADYAPQVERYLEVFGSDRVRVILFDDFRRETAQVFRDTLRFLEIDPDFTTELEVINPAKKVRFRPLQNFLLRPPPAVRWIGRKLMPGFHDRNELRRKMLAANAGPQTRSPLDPTIRSDLLDELRPGIRRLEDVLGKDLSSWTQP; encoded by the coding sequence ATGAGTCGTGCGCCGAACTTCTTCGTGGTCGGTGCCGTCAAGAGCGGCACGACGGCGATGTGTGAGTATCTGTCTCGGCATCCCGACGTCTACATCCCCCCGGAGAAGGAACTGAATTTCTTCGGGTCCGATATGGACCTGCGCGTTCCCCGTCAGAGTTGGGACGAGTACCTTGCGATGTACTTTGCCACCGCCGGAGCGGAGACCCGACTCGGGGATGGGTCGGTCTGGTATCTCTACACCCGTGCTGCCGCGCAGGAGATCCGGCAGAGGGTTCCCGATGCGCGGATCGTCATCATGCTTCGGCAGCCGGTGGAGATGCTCTACTCGTTGCACAGTCAATTGCTCTACAACGACGACGAGGATCTCACGTCGTTCCAGGACGCGCTCTCGGCCGAGTCGGCCAGACGAGACGGGGAGCGCCTACCCGCCAACGTGACCTTCCCCGAACAGCTTCACTATCGCGCCATTGCGGACTATGCGCCCCAGGTCGAACGCTACCTGGAGGTCTTCGGGTCCGACCGCGTCCGCGTGATTCTCTTTGACGACTTTCGTCGCGAGACCGCACAGGTCTTCCGCGATACCCTTCGGTTCCTCGAGATAGATCCGGATTTCACCACCGAACTTGAAGTGATCAACCCCGCGAAGAAGGTGCGCTTCCGACCGCTCCAGAACTTCCTTCTGCGACCGCCGCCGGCCGTGCGTTGGATCGGTCGAAAACTGATGCCCGGTTTTCACGACCGCAACGAACTCCGCCGAAAGATGCTTGCGGCGAACGCCGGCCCACAGACCCGTTCACCGCTGGACCCCACGATCCGAAGCGACCTTCTTGATGAACTGCGACCGGGGATTCGTCGGCTCGAGGATGTCCTCGGGAAGGACCTTTCGAGTTGGACGCAGCCATGA
- a CDS encoding glycosyltransferase family 4 protein: protein MTRPDHIALVISSLQGGGAERVATTIAGEFVDRGIRVTLVTLLAPTHDFYPVPLGVERVALDLGGYRPGFARAVQRNLRRLSSITDTLRQLAPDLVISFMDATNVLSILACQRLRLPVVVSQRIDPIRQDDGPAWRILRRLCYPLADHVVSISHGIDRSFDWIPRSRRTVIHNPHVPRPAVDASAPLPEGLTPGRFAVGIGRLTRQKGFDLLLQSFGRVAEQTDWSLAIVGEGEDRAALERQRDQLGLRDRVVFTGLLADPFGLLRQSGLFVLSSRYEGFGNVILEAMDAGVPVVATDCPSGPAEIIRDGEDGWLVPAEDIDALATTLKTVIEDPEERRRRVARATDHVRRFGLRHHMERWDDVFSTVLGA, encoded by the coding sequence ATGACACGACCGGATCACATCGCGTTGGTCATCTCGTCGCTTCAGGGCGGCGGCGCGGAACGCGTGGCGACCACGATCGCCGGAGAATTTGTCGATCGTGGAATCCGGGTGACGCTCGTGACGCTCCTGGCTCCGACCCACGATTTCTATCCTGTCCCCCTCGGCGTCGAACGGGTTGCGTTGGACCTTGGCGGCTATCGTCCGGGATTCGCGAGGGCGGTCCAACGGAACCTTCGGCGCCTCTCCTCGATCACCGACACGTTGCGGCAGCTCGCTCCGGACCTGGTCATCTCCTTCATGGACGCGACCAACGTTCTTAGCATTCTTGCCTGTCAGCGATTGCGTCTTCCTGTCGTCGTCTCGCAACGAATCGATCCCATCCGACAGGACGACGGCCCCGCATGGCGAATCCTGAGACGTCTCTGCTATCCACTTGCGGATCACGTCGTGAGCATCAGTCACGGAATCGATCGATCGTTCGATTGGATTCCACGGAGTCGCCGGACGGTGATTCACAATCCTCACGTTCCGCGTCCGGCTGTGGACGCATCGGCCCCGCTGCCGGAGGGTCTGACGCCGGGTCGCTTTGCCGTCGGGATCGGACGCCTGACCCGGCAGAAGGGCTTCGACCTCCTGCTGCAGTCCTTCGGGCGTGTGGCGGAACAGACGGACTGGTCGCTGGCGATCGTGGGCGAGGGGGAAGATCGGGCGGCTCTGGAACGACAACGGGATCAACTCGGACTCCGGGATCGGGTGGTCTTCACCGGGCTATTGGCCGACCCCTTTGGCCTCCTACGCCAGTCGGGTCTCTTCGTCCTCTCGTCCCGCTACGAAGGGTTCGGCAACGTGATCCTGGAGGCCATGGACGCCGGTGTGCCGGTCGTTGCCACCGACTGCCCGTCGGGCCCCGCAGAGATCATTCGTGACGGGGAGGATGGCTGGCTGGTTCCGGCCGAGGACATCGACGCATTGGCCACGACGCTGAAGACCGTGATCGAGGACCCGGAGGAGCGACGTCGTCGTGTCGCGCGGGCCACGGATCATGTCCGTCGATTCGGACTTCGTCACCACATGGAACGGTGGGACGACGTGTTCTCAACGGTACTGGGGGCCTAG
- a CDS encoding GntR family transcriptional regulator produces MMHLPSSSDVDSGLERVRARLLSDLHEGRLQPGDRVPSVRRLADLTGMNRKTIHRAYTSLALEGLLEARPGSGTYISKSPGQRAADFPVDELMLALSHSREEAMALHVDPAAFVAFLCAGLANGLQGTPVTVAESSDERGSVLCRALGEQLQVEPRFLRIQDLEDDPQKAIRGTRVVVTTAEHKEPLTKVFGPLGISVFSVDRESRAPRSTSGSAMETRQWNLLPESVENLKATLSMDLALRQAATRRVC; encoded by the coding sequence ATGATGCATCTTCCGTCCTCGTCCGATGTCGACAGTGGTCTGGAGCGCGTCCGCGCCCGTCTTCTGTCGGATCTCCATGAAGGGCGGCTCCAGCCCGGTGACCGGGTTCCCTCGGTCCGGCGGTTGGCCGACCTGACGGGGATGAACCGTAAGACGATCCATCGGGCCTACACGTCCCTGGCCCTCGAGGGGCTTCTCGAGGCCCGCCCGGGAAGCGGCACCTACATCTCCAAGAGTCCCGGCCAGCGAGCCGCCGACTTTCCCGTCGATGAGCTGATGCTGGCGTTGAGCCATTCCCGCGAGGAGGCGATGGCGTTGCATGTCGATCCCGCTGCATTCGTGGCATTCCTCTGTGCAGGTCTCGCCAACGGGCTCCAGGGCACACCGGTCACCGTGGCGGAGTCCAGCGATGAACGAGGGTCGGTCCTCTGCCGTGCACTCGGGGAACAGCTCCAGGTCGAACCAAGATTTCTGCGGATTCAAGATCTGGAAGACGACCCCCAGAAGGCCATCCGCGGTACACGAGTGGTCGTCACGACTGCCGAACACAAGGAACCGCTGACCAAGGTCTTTGGACCTCTCGGCATCTCGGTCTTCTCGGTCGACCGCGAGAGCCGCGCTCCACGATCGACCTCCGGGAGCGCAATGGAGACCCGCCAGTGGAACCTGCTACCGGAATCGGTAGAGAACCTGAAGGCGACGCTCTCCATGGATCTGGCGCTTCGGCAGGCCGCCACCCGCAGAGTCTGCTAG
- a CDS encoding arsenate reductase ArsC — protein sequence MTGQKASRTTLLFLCTGNSCRSQMAEAWTRQLMGETVEPSSAGSAPKGLDPRAIQVMTEAGVDMTGYQSTPYDVQSVSDVDLVVTVCDAARGACPLPPTGVRHLHQSFPDPPGRTAGMEDEAEILRVYRDVRDQIRAWVYTLPRLLENNPRMSSRIR from the coding sequence ATGACCGGTCAAAAGGCGTCCCGAACCACCCTTCTCTTCCTCTGCACCGGGAACTCCTGTCGCTCCCAGATGGCCGAGGCGTGGACCCGGCAGCTGATGGGGGAGACCGTCGAGCCCTCCTCTGCGGGGAGCGCACCCAAGGGGTTGGATCCCCGGGCCATCCAGGTCATGACCGAGGCAGGCGTCGACATGACCGGATACCAGTCGACTCCGTACGACGTGCAGTCCGTAAGTGATGTCGACCTGGTCGTCACCGTCTGTGATGCCGCCCGGGGTGCCTGCCCGCTGCCACCGACCGGCGTTCGCCACCTGCATCAGTCGTTTCCCGACCCACCGGGAAGGACCGCGGGGATGGAGGACGAGGCGGAGATCCTGAGGGTCTACCGCGATGTCAGGGACCAGATTCGCGCCTGGGTCTACACGTTGCCCCGTTTGCTGGAGAACAATCCGCGGATGTCCTCGAGGATCAGGTAG
- a CDS encoding efflux RND transporter permease subunit: MNRAIEWFATNTVAANLIMVLVIVGGLVSIVGLPLGKINIDSAIRQEVFPEFSLDLLTITVPYLGASPEEVEEAVCVRIEEAILGVDGVKRVTSNAAEGMGVATVELMLGEDIRRVLDDVRSRIDAIDTFPAETERPVIRELTNRREVIDIAVSGPADTRALRHLADRVRDDLARLPEITLTEVSTSREFEISIEVSEADLRRHGLTLGFVADAVRRSSLDLPGGQVKTEGGEILLRTSGQAETGVQFESLVLLARPDGTRLLLGDVATVRDGFADTDQWARFNGHPAQIVQVFRVGDQDALSIASAVENYIERVEPTLPEGIELTTWNDASRILRGRRDLLARNGMTGLALVFLNLALFLRFRLSFWVGIGLVIAFLGAFWMMPMLDVSINLISLFAFILVLGIVVDDAIVVAENIHSHQRRHGDMLRGAIEGAQEMAIPVTFAVLTTVAAFSPLLSVPGSTGKVMAVIPLIVIPCLLWSLVESLWVLPAHLAHGDRPLTESHGWLATHWNRVQQGVAGGLRKFIARVYQPALDFALEWRYLTLAVGLALLILTGAMIKSGTVRFIFFPNVESDIIAASITLPPGTPAQQTSEAVRTLEEAAERLRTEVVAETGQDPFVNLVAVVGEHPFSRAQAQNGGGFAAREISANLGELTIELLPSEERSIGSEDLANRWREMAGRIPDAIQTSFTSSLFSPGDDVNVQLTGPDLDELRLVADQLKTELGNFAGVYQISDSFRDGKRQIDLDIKPRAEILGLTRSDLARQVRQAFYGEEAQRIQRGRDDVRVMVRFPEDERRSLANLENMRVRTPSGDEIPFSTVAAVRDGRGYASVRRVDRRRAINVTADVDAAQATPGKIIEQVQRELLPGILRDHPAVGYTFEGQQSEQRETLGGLMRGFVVALIVIFALLAVPLRSYLQPVLIMVAIPFGLVGAVWGHVVLGMPLTILSMFGLVALTGVVVNDSLVLVHHINRQRETASTVFDAVRNSGASRFRPILLTSMTTFFGLVPLMLERSMQARFLIPMAVSVAFGVVFATLITLGLVPSCYLILEDIRGLFSSKRGNV, translated from the coding sequence GTGAATCGTGCGATCGAATGGTTCGCAACCAACACCGTTGCGGCCAACCTGATCATGGTGCTTGTGATCGTCGGCGGACTCGTCTCGATCGTCGGTCTCCCTCTCGGCAAGATCAACATCGACTCGGCGATCCGTCAGGAGGTCTTCCCGGAGTTCTCCCTGGATCTGCTGACCATCACCGTCCCCTACCTCGGTGCCTCCCCGGAAGAAGTGGAGGAGGCGGTCTGCGTGCGGATAGAGGAAGCGATCCTTGGTGTGGACGGCGTCAAACGCGTCACGTCGAACGCCGCCGAGGGGATGGGGGTTGCCACCGTCGAACTGATGCTGGGCGAGGACATCCGTCGGGTCCTGGACGACGTTCGCTCTCGCATCGACGCGATCGACACGTTCCCCGCGGAGACGGAGCGCCCCGTGATCCGCGAACTGACCAACCGACGTGAAGTCATCGACATCGCCGTCTCCGGTCCCGCCGACACCCGGGCGCTGCGTCATCTTGCCGACCGCGTTCGGGACGACCTGGCCCGCCTACCGGAGATCACGCTGACGGAGGTCTCCACCTCCCGGGAGTTCGAGATCTCGATTGAGGTCTCCGAGGCCGATCTTCGTCGTCACGGACTGACCCTTGGATTCGTCGCCGATGCCGTCCGACGTTCGTCTCTGGACCTTCCCGGTGGCCAGGTCAAGACCGAGGGTGGCGAGATCCTGCTCCGAACCAGCGGGCAGGCCGAGACCGGCGTTCAGTTCGAATCGCTGGTGTTGCTGGCGCGACCCGACGGCACCCGCCTCCTGCTCGGCGACGTTGCCACGGTCCGCGACGGGTTCGCGGATACCGATCAGTGGGCCCGCTTCAACGGCCATCCCGCACAGATAGTGCAGGTCTTTCGTGTCGGCGATCAGGATGCCCTGTCGATCGCCAGCGCCGTCGAGAATTACATCGAGCGGGTCGAGCCCACGCTTCCCGAAGGCATCGAGCTGACGACGTGGAATGACGCGTCACGGATTCTCCGCGGTCGTCGAGACCTACTGGCTCGCAACGGCATGACCGGTCTGGCCCTCGTGTTCCTCAACCTGGCGTTGTTCCTTCGCTTCCGCCTCTCGTTCTGGGTCGGCATCGGACTCGTGATCGCCTTCCTCGGCGCGTTCTGGATGATGCCCATGTTGGACGTGTCGATCAATTTGATCTCGCTATTCGCGTTCATTCTCGTGCTGGGGATCGTGGTCGACGACGCGATCGTCGTCGCGGAGAACATCCACTCGCATCAGCGTCGGCACGGAGACATGCTTCGTGGCGCGATCGAGGGAGCGCAGGAGATGGCAATCCCCGTTACGTTCGCCGTCTTGACGACGGTGGCGGCGTTCAGCCCGCTCCTCTCGGTCCCCGGCTCGACCGGCAAGGTGATGGCCGTCATCCCTCTGATCGTCATCCCCTGCCTGCTGTGGTCGCTGGTGGAATCGCTCTGGGTGTTACCGGCCCATCTGGCCCATGGCGATCGTCCGCTGACGGAATCCCACGGCTGGCTGGCCACCCACTGGAATCGTGTGCAGCAGGGAGTCGCCGGAGGGCTGCGAAAGTTCATCGCCCGCGTCTACCAACCGGCGTTGGACTTCGCCCTCGAGTGGCGGTACCTGACCCTCGCCGTCGGGTTGGCGTTGCTGATCCTGACGGGCGCGATGATCAAGTCCGGGACGGTGCGGTTCATCTTCTTCCCCAACGTCGAGTCCGACATCATCGCGGCGTCGATCACACTGCCACCGGGGACTCCGGCTCAACAGACCTCCGAGGCGGTACGAACGCTGGAGGAGGCGGCCGAACGATTACGGACGGAGGTCGTCGCAGAGACCGGCCAGGATCCGTTCGTGAACCTGGTCGCCGTGGTGGGCGAGCACCCGTTCAGCCGTGCACAGGCGCAGAACGGGGGCGGATTCGCGGCGCGTGAGATCTCCGCAAACCTCGGCGAGTTGACCATCGAGCTCCTTCCCTCCGAGGAACGAAGCATCGGCAGCGAAGACCTGGCAAACCGCTGGCGAGAGATGGCCGGGAGGATTCCCGACGCGATCCAGACCAGCTTCACATCGTCGCTATTCTCCCCCGGCGACGACGTCAACGTGCAGCTGACCGGGCCCGATCTCGACGAGTTGCGTCTCGTCGCCGATCAACTCAAGACAGAGCTGGGGAACTTCGCCGGGGTCTATCAGATTTCCGATTCGTTCCGCGACGGCAAGCGTCAGATCGATCTGGACATCAAGCCACGGGCAGAGATCCTCGGGCTGACTCGATCGGACCTTGCCCGTCAGGTTCGTCAGGCGTTCTACGGCGAAGAGGCCCAGCGGATCCAGCGGGGGCGGGATGATGTTCGAGTGATGGTCCGATTCCCCGAGGACGAAAGACGCTCGCTCGCCAACCTCGAGAACATGCGGGTGCGAACACCGTCCGGAGACGAGATCCCGTTCAGCACCGTCGCCGCAGTTCGCGATGGACGCGGCTACGCCAGCGTTCGACGGGTCGACCGGCGACGGGCGATCAACGTCACCGCCGATGTCGACGCGGCGCAGGCGACACCGGGGAAGATCATCGAACAGGTGCAGCGCGAGCTGCTCCCGGGAATATTGAGGGACCACCCGGCGGTGGGTTACACCTTCGAGGGCCAACAGTCGGAACAGCGTGAGACCCTCGGCGGACTCATGCGTGGGTTCGTGGTGGCGCTGATCGTCATCTTCGCGCTGCTCGCGGTCCCGTTGCGCTCTTACCTTCAGCCCGTCTTGATCATGGTCGCGATCCCGTTCGGACTGGTGGGTGCCGTGTGGGGACACGTCGTCCTGGGCATGCCGTTGACGATCCTGTCGATGTTCGGTCTCGTGGCGCTAACGGGCGTGGTCGTCAACGACAGCCTCGTGCTTGTCCATCACATCAACCGTCAGCGGGAAACCGCTAGCACCGTGTTCGATGCGGTGCGCAACTCCGGTGCCAGTCGCTTCCGCCCGATCCTGTTGACCTCGATGACGACCTTCTTCGGGCTGGTTCCGCTGATGCTGGAACGAAGCATGCAGGCCCGATTCCTCATTCCGATGGCGGTGTCGGTCGCGTTTGGCGTGGTGTTCGCGACACTGATCACGCTGGGACTCGTCCCGTCGTGCTACCTGATCCTCGAGGACATCCGCGGATTGTTCTCCAGCAAACGGGGCAACGTGTAG
- a CDS encoding efflux RND transporter periplasmic adaptor subunit codes for MTRRKTPLLKVVAPIAVLAIFGLIAWVLVATAKDAETQIPEPIRPLVRTMVVEPESTRLVVRSQGTVSPRTESEIVAEVSGRVTWVSAQFVAGGFFDKGVPLLRIDSHDYTEIVREADARVAQAELRLAREIAEAEIARQEWESLGSGETAPPLTLRVPQVAEAEATLEAARAGRSRAQRDLARTEVAGPYEGRIRVKHVDIGQFVNRGTPVATVYAVDYAEVRLPLPDSQLAYVDLPLDYRDGSARLTGPEVVLLAEFAGETHRYSGHIVRTEGEIDPRSRMVTAVAQVADPYARGDERSRPPLAAGMFVEAEIIGREVEDVLRLPRAALRQDGTVLLVDDDRRLRFRTVQVLRATDSDILVTGGLSSGDRICLSPLSAVTDGMQVRIAGEDDPS; via the coding sequence ATGACTCGACGCAAGACCCCTCTCCTCAAAGTCGTCGCACCGATCGCCGTGCTGGCGATCTTCGGCCTCATCGCCTGGGTCCTGGTCGCGACGGCCAAAGATGCCGAGACTCAGATCCCGGAACCGATCCGCCCCCTCGTTCGAACGATGGTCGTCGAGCCGGAGAGCACGCGTCTCGTGGTTCGCAGTCAGGGCACCGTGAGCCCCAGGACAGAGAGCGAGATCGTGGCCGAAGTGTCCGGTCGAGTGACGTGGGTCAGCGCCCAGTTCGTTGCCGGCGGGTTCTTCGACAAGGGTGTTCCACTCCTGCGGATCGACTCTCACGACTACACCGAGATCGTTCGCGAGGCCGACGCCCGGGTGGCACAGGCCGAGTTGCGTCTCGCTCGGGAAATTGCCGAGGCCGAGATCGCCCGGCAGGAATGGGAATCGCTTGGCTCCGGCGAGACGGCACCGCCGTTGACCCTGCGAGTCCCACAGGTTGCCGAGGCCGAGGCGACGTTAGAGGCGGCCCGCGCCGGTCGTTCCCGTGCTCAGCGCGACCTCGCCCGCACCGAGGTCGCCGGCCCCTACGAGGGCCGCATTCGAGTCAAACATGTGGACATCGGTCAATTCGTCAATCGGGGAACCCCGGTCGCAACGGTCTATGCCGTCGATTACGCGGAGGTTCGTCTTCCGCTCCCAGACTCGCAACTGGCCTACGTCGATCTCCCGTTGGACTACCGTGACGGCTCCGCTCGTCTGACCGGCCCCGAGGTCGTTCTGTTGGCGGAGTTTGCCGGTGAGACCCATCGCTACTCGGGCCACATCGTCCGCACCGAAGGCGAGATCGACCCACGCAGCCGGATGGTGACGGCGGTCGCGCAGGTGGCCGATCCGTATGCCCGTGGTGATGAACGCTCACGCCCCCCTCTGGCCGCCGGGATGTTCGTCGAGGCGGAGATCATCGGCCGCGAGGTCGAAGACGTCCTACGGCTTCCTCGCGCTGCGCTGCGTCAGGACGGAACCGTGTTGCTGGTTGATGACGACAGGCGGCTTCGTTTTCGAACGGTGCAAGTCCTGCGTGCCACCGACAGCGACATCCTGGTTACGGGCGGGCTGTCCAGCGGTGATCGAATCTGCCTCTCGCCCCTGTCCGCGGTGACGGACGGCATGCAGGTCCGCATCGCCGGAGAGGACGACCCGTCGTGA